From a region of the Sander lucioperca isolate FBNREF2018 chromosome 8, SLUC_FBN_1.2, whole genome shotgun sequence genome:
- the slc38a11 gene encoding putative sodium-coupled neutral amino acid transporter 11 gives MAQQLNNEEGTTLIPPQKAAGETRSSMIYASFNFINSIIGSGIIGLPYALNQAGLPLGLLLLVVVAFITDYSIILLIKGGNLSGTNSYQSLVQSTFGFPGFLILSGLQFLYPFIAMISYNITTGDTLTKVFQRIPGVGPDHILAERHFVVLLSTLAFTLPLSLYRNIEKLGKVSFLSMVLTFTILITVIIRAATFGPQIPPTENAWAFAKWNAIQAVGVMSFAFICHHNSFLIYGSLKQPTLANWTRVTHVSVGSALIISAAFAVAGYTTFTGYTQGDIFENYCRNDNLATFGRFCFGLSIITTFPLECFVTREVLSNVICSRDLTKAEHVAITFVIVSVCTSVSLAYDCLGVVLELNGVLNATPLIFIIPSACFLKLSPGRWFQGENFIPTILILIGLFVMITGLTMIGLYPQDCSHGVEMYYCAGANTSGTALPV, from the exons ATGGCTCAGCAG ctaAACAATGAAGAAGGGACCACATTAATTCCTCCACAAAAAGCTGCTGGAGAGACAAGAAGTTCAATGATATATGCGTCTTTTAATTTTATCAATTCCATTATAGGATCTGGAATAATAG GTTTACCATATGCATTGAACCAGGCAGGGCTTCCCCTTGGCCTTCTGCTGTTGGTAGTTGTTGCATTCATCACAG ACTACTCAATCATCTTACTAATTAAAGGAGGCAACCTGTCAGGGACAAACAGTTATCAGTCACTGGTGCAAAGCACGTTTGGTTTCCCTGGATTTCTGATTTTATCTGGACTGCAGTTCCTTTATCCTTTCATTG CTATGATCAGCTACAATATCACAACTGGTGACACATTGACCAAAGTATTTCAGAGAATACCAGGAG TTGGTCCAGATCACATACTTGCAGAGCGTCATTTTGTGGTCCTGCTATCGACCCttgcattcacactgcctcTCTCACTTTATCGAAACATAGAGAAACTTGGGAAG GTGTCCTTCCTGTCAATGGTGCTGACATTTACCATCCTCATCACTGTAATCATCAGAGCAGCTACCTTTGGACCCCAAAT CCCCCCTACAGAGAATGCATGGGCATTTGCAAAGTGGAATGCAATTCAGGCAGTTGGCGTGATGTCTTTTG CCTTTATATGCCACCACAACAGCTTTCTTATCTATGGTTCTCTGAAGCAGCCCACGCTAGCTAACTGGACTCGGGTCACCCACGTGTCTGTTGGCTCTGCGCTAATAATCAGTGCTGCATTTGCTGTTGCTGGCTATACCACCTTTACTGGCTACACACAAG GAGACATATTTGAGAACTACTGCAGAAATGATAACCTGGCAACATTTGGTCGCTTCTGTTTTGGCCTCAGCATAATAACCACATTTCCACTGGAGTGTTTTGTTACACGAGAG GTGCTATCCAATGTCATTTGCAGTAGGGATCTTACAAAAGCTGAACATGTGGCCATAACGTTTGTCATCGTTTCAGTTTGCACATCAGTATCTTTGGCCTATGACTGTCTGGGAGTTGTTTTAGAGTTGAAT GGTGTTCTGAACGCCACACCTCTGATCTTCATCATTCCATCTGCGTGCTTCCTCAAACTCTCCCCTGGCCGCTGGTTCCAGGGTGAAAACTTCATACCCACCATCCTGATATTAATCGGCTTGTTTGTCATGATCACCGGTTTGACCATGATCGGCCTCTACCCACAAGACTGTTCACACGGTGTGGAGATGTACTACTGTGCAGGCGCCAATACATCTGGCACTGCACTACCTGTGTGA